The Methanolobus sp. WCC4 genome includes the window AATGCTTGAGATAGTTAAATCTATAAAACCATTTGCTAATTCTCCAATTTCTAATATTGTTGATTTCTTCCCTGAATTTAAAGATGATTACAAAAGAGATCTTTTTGAGTCCGCAATGAAGTTTCGAGATGAATACAAGCCACATGAGGCTTTAAAAAGATTCAATCTTCTTTTAGATCAGGAACTATCAGACGATGAAAGAATAGGACTTTTTGTAGATATTGGAAATACTAATCTTTTGATTGGGGATTATGATGAAGCCATTAGTAAGTACAAAAAAGCTCTCATGATTGCTGAACAAAAAAATGATATTCAAGCAAAAGGAGCGGTGTTTGGGAATATTGGACTGATATATGCTGATAAAGGTGAGATGGAAAATGCCTTGCAATATTATCTGCAATCTCTTGCTCTTCTTCGTGAAATTGGAGACAAGAGAGGAGAAGCAAGTGGTTTGGGAAATATTGGAATGATATGTGCTGATAAAGGCGAGATGGAAAAAGCCTTGCAATATTATTTACAATCCCTTGATATTACTCAAAAAATTGGAGACAAGTGGGGAGAAGCAAGTGGTTTGGGAAATATTGGACTGATATACCGTGACAAAGGAGATAGTGACAAAGCCTTGCAATATTTCAAACAAGCCCATGATATTGCTAGTGAAATTGGATTCAAGATAGGGGAAGCAAATCAATTGGGAAATATTGGACTGATATACAAAAATAAAGGTGATACTGATGAAGCCTTACAATATTTTAAACAAGCTAATGATATTGCTAGTGAAATTGGATTCAAGATAGGGGAAGCAAATCAATTGGGAAATATTGGACTGATATACCGTGACAAAGGAGATAGTGACAAAGCCTTACACTATCATCTTCAAGCCCTTGAAATCGATCGCGAAATCGGATACAAGTTAGGAGAAGCAAATGATTTGGGAAATATTGGACTGATATACTATGACAAAGGTGATACTGACGAAGCCTTGCACTATCATCTTCAAGCCCTTGATATTGATCAAGAAAGAGGATACAAGTTGGGACATGCAAGTGATTTAAGGAATATTGGCGTGATATACTATGATAAAGGCGATACTGATGAAGCCTTGCACTATCTTCTTCAAGCCCTTGATATTGATAAAGAATGTGGATACAAGTTGGGACATGCAAGTGATTTAAGGAATATTGGAGTGATATACTATGATAAAGGCGATACTGACGAAGCCTTGCACTATCTTCTTCAAGCCCTTGATATTGATAAAG containing:
- a CDS encoding tetratricopeptide repeat protein; the protein is MTNNSTSPADNISWMDSALKETTDFLSVHYSNLTKEDIGILLGIIGAIGVFYTFYHNRKQRIAEQQEKDEEEKYRLEEEKHRIEAASNQEKDHSQLISNQEEMLEIVKSIKPFANSPISNIVDFFPEFKDDYKRDLFESAMKFRDEYKPHEALKRFNLLLDQELSDDERIGLFVDIGNTNLLIGDYDEAISKYKKALMIAEQKNDIQAKGAVFGNIGLIYADKGEMENALQYYLQSLALLREIGDKRGEASGLGNIGMICADKGEMEKALQYYLQSLDITQKIGDKWGEASGLGNIGLIYRDKGDSDKALQYFKQAHDIASEIGFKIGEANQLGNIGLIYKNKGDTDEALQYFKQANDIASEIGFKIGEANQLGNIGLIYRDKGDSDKALHYHLQALEIDREIGYKLGEANDLGNIGLIYYDKGDTDEALHYHLQALDIDQERGYKLGHASDLRNIGVIYYDKGDTDEALHYLLQALDIDKECGYKLGHASDLRNIGVIYYDKGDTDEALHYLLQALDIDKECGYKLGQASDLSNIGLLYINKDETEKALQYLEEALNIFESIGASHLVEITQQNILEIREAED